CTGCAGGAGGTCGTTACTCGCTTCAGACAGCTGCGTCTGGACGCAACCGAGTTCGCCTGCTTGAAGTGCATCGTCACGTTCAAAGCTGGTGAGTTGAAGAGGGGGTCATCAAAAATTATATTAAAATAAATTATCCTCACTAAAATCACAAGAAGGCAGGGTTGGGTTAATTTAATTTGAATTGCAATCAATTCAGCAATTAATTGAAATTTCCAATTCCAATTATCTTCTATGCTTTTTAATAAGAAACATTTGGAATTgaaatttggtttactttctgaattgactggaatttaaatggaattgtcCCCAACCCTGCAAGGTCACCaatagtttaaaaaaaactaaataaataGCCAAGGATGTTCATGCCAAAAAACGAAATAGAAATGCTTTTTTTCCCCTTCACATTTCAATGCAGATGTCTGAAGTACTTTGACCATCAATATGAACATGTCTATTGAAAGTTATGCATTTGTCAGGTGCATGTGAATATAATGTCAGTCATTAACCATATTGTCTGTGCCTTTTCCCTTCAAGCTGTGCCAACGCATGGCGGGTCAGAGTTGAGGAGTTTCCGCAATGCCAGTGCCATTGCTGCACTACAGGATGAGGCACAGCTCACCCTAAACAGTTACATACACACCAGGTGAGACATTTGATAAAAACGAACAGTTTAGAAATGATTGATTTCTTAAGAGATATGCAGACACTTGTTTAATTCAGCTATTTGTTCAATTTACCAAAATACTTGGCACACAAGTGGCCAGCCAATATGGGCATATTTCTGTACAGTAGGCTATTATGCACAGCAAGATAGGCTTCCCTGCAAACAAAAATGAGTTGTTAGGACGTCTCCAGAATGTCACGAAATGGTCACCTAATGTCATCAAGACGTTGTCCCATGGTCCtgtggaggttttgtctagtttcTGGTTTGTTCCGGGGACGTCCCCAAGGTTGTTCTCAGGACGTTCTCAGGACATTGTGTCATTGCCCTGTGGATTTTTGGGTTCTAAAACCATTATTTGGTCAACAGTAATGTGCATTATCTTGATCCCTGCACTGAAAGTATATGCACTATCCCTGTTTCGCTCCTGGctttcactccctctccctctgtgcccacgaagtagagggagagatgcattctgattagtgctgagcgattaaccgaaatgTCAGTTCTTTTttggtttttaaacaactaattgaccgacgtcggttaaatgatttgaattccatttcgttcgTTTATTTTAATGTCAGCTCAATGAGCACATTGCTCTGCtttttctctagagataaatcagatcatatgcccgaactgtgcgatgtagtagggagttgtagtttccaataCGCCAgtgttctacatagtttagcacagGACATTTTATAATTAACTACAacgaccataatccattgcacggCTTAACTTGTCccgtctgtgtttcttttacgcctgctacaagTAAGACACAGAAGAATATGTGATCAAGAGGGGATACATAGAGAGTAGTTTCTTCGCTAGGTATCTCTACCtggaaatacatgatctaagtgattgatagttggtattcagaagtcataaaagtatgctttATTTATTTTGAAGAACTACTCAAATAGTGACAGCATagacagcagctctatagagaggagatgatgacttggaatgaaataataaagtcatcaaataaaacaaatgtaatatacacaacaactgaaataattttgtttctctctgtcgcCCACGTTCTTAAAAtctttagataataaagcatttgacctttctATTATGTGAACGacggaggattggttgatttccagtttttgaGTCTAACTTTTTTAAAGATAATTGATGAGAAGAGTATTGTCCAACCCATCgagtatctcactgcaccctcatatgtcATGTCTTGAAATATACAGACAGACTAATTAAAAGTACATTTGCACTGCAATACTTCTGACATCCATCTGTCcaactccgcccataacttttgaATTTTGTAACATTTCGAGAAGGCATGAATTTAGCTTTGTGTCAGTATAACATGTATTTGATCAACTCTCAATCTTGAGCAAATGGCATCACTTTACAACCGAGTATGTAGGCTAATATGGTTTTGAGATGATGCACCCACAATGAATACAtcaagtagcctaggcctacagaCGGAAAGTTTTGgtaggacattacatttactgatAGATTAAACAACTACAACACTATCTAGCAACAAGATAACATTTACAGTAAGCaatctagctaatgtgttttgagttcccacttcctcaggtggtgaatTGTGTAGCATATAGGCTAGCCTAGGCCAATATGCACAAAAAATATGTAGGCAAATTAATCACTATAGAGCCCTAAAGAAATCGGATCATTTTGAATCTCATTTTGACAGGTGGCACATGAAAATATCAATAATGCATTCCTTGGAAATGTTAGATGAAATAGCTAACTTATTTATTGAATCATACCAAATCAGTTGAATAAAACTTGGTCTAGAGCTCTGCCGCTAATGGAAAGTAATTGTGATATGACTTTTTGTCCATATCACCCAGCTCTATGAGAACATCCTAAAAACATACTTGATGACATCCCGATCCCCACAACTAACGGGGTAGGAACTAGACAGACCCCTATTGGGGACCATGACACAAAGTCTTGCGTGAGCAAACTAGGACCTGTATGAAACATCCCTGTGTGGTCATTGAATGTCATGAGAACCTCATGTCAGAGCCAAACAGGGATGTTCCCTAATGGTCATTCAAATACTTTATTGTAACCTTCTGTCGGTAGCAGACCAGGACCTGTACTGGATGTCCCCTTGAGTTGTCCTGAATATAACGTACCATTGGAACAACCCGGGGACCTTTTTGTAACGTACCCTAATGATCATGCTGCGACCTTATTGTAACGTTTTGTCTGTAACAATCCAGGACCTGTCTGAAACATTCCCTTGCAGTTATTGAATGTCCCAAGGATGATGTCCTGTCAAAACCAAATAGGAACCTATTTGTAACGCTTCCTAGTGGACATCAAAATACTTTATTTTAACGTTATACTGCGACCAAACCGGGACCTGTACTGAACGTCCTCTTATGGTCCCGAGGTTAACGTCATGTTTTGTTGTTCCTATAATGTTCAAAGAACGTCAGTGCGAAAACATCTTGCCGAAACCCTAAAAGGGACCCAATGGGAACGTCGCCTAATGTCCTTAGGATGTTCCGTTTGCTGGGTACTTGGTCAATTCATATAAACAGTTACATGCAAGCAAAATGTTCAGGGAGTCACTGTGCAATTAGAAAATAAAGTCACAAacgaaatgtaaaggcaatgaaATAATTGCATCTTTCTTGTTTTTGTTATTGCAGATATCCAACTCAGCCCTGCCGCTTTGGGAAGCTGCTCCTGCTTCTACCAGCTCTGCGGTCAGTCAGCCCGTCCACCATAGAGGAAGTATTTTTCAAGAAGACCATCGGGAATGTGCCCATCACAAGGCTCCTGTCCGACATGTACAAATCAAGCGATATATGAGTTTATTTCCGCCATTTCGAGTGTCTGCGAATGCTCACAGACACAAATGTTCTAATGAGCACATGGCAAGTTGAACTTTAAGAACAGAAAAAAAATCATTCCTCTTATTGAAGACTGTAAAACAGCTTGATTTGACCAAGTAGAACAATCATCTTTGGGGTAGGCTTAAGTTTTGAGGATGTAATTTCCCTAATAGAATTGCCTAGCCAATTTAAGTAGGTTAGAATTTCACAACATACTGCAATCTCTGGTTATCACAAAATAAGGATAATCTTCAATTGTAAAGACTTTTACAGTGGAATGAGCCATCTGTCCGTAATTGATGAACCTTTAAAAACGTGGAGATGTTTTTGAGTGTCTCTAAGACCAATGAGCTTTACAACAAATGCCCTTTCAATCTTTTATTGCATTGTTCAATCTGAGCGAATGGAAGAAACCAAAAAAGATTACTCGCAGCTCAAGCCACGGTCAGATGTGATATGGGTCGCACTTGACCCAGTGCTGAAACCAAAGGCCGTGGAGTGTCACAACTGCTGAAGAGGAGGCACCATCTCCTCAAGATGGGACAACGCTGACTGTTCTCCACAAGCTCGTGTGATGATCCCATACACTCAGAGGATTGAGAGGAACGAGCACATCAGggcccataaaaaaaaaaaactatctgGATTTCGcctatcggataggattaaatgtATAGAAATAGAATTAATAGAACGGGAGTCCCCATTCAAGTCTGATTCGTCTGTTCTATTAAAtatatttctatgcatttaattCTACTGAATAGGGggaaactatatatatatatatatatatatatatatatatatatatatatataaacaatttAACTGGGCCCTGAGGACTTGACATATGCTGTTTTAAGCTCTCAAATTGAGAAATAAAACGAGTAATTGGAATGTGCAGGTTTCTATGTTCAAGGCTGAGTGAAATGTCGCCTGTTTGTGTTGGCGTGTCATTAAAATGAGTACTTTGTGAAGTTAGACACTAACACTGGAAAAAAATATTCAGCACTTGGATTTTTGCTTTTGGCTGTAAATATTTTTCTCTGTTGTACAAAGTGGGAGTTATAATTTTGTGAGAGTTGTACTGAAATATATTAGAATAATAAATGATATTGAATTATAGGCGTCCCAAATTGTCATTGAGTTACCCCTATGCCACGACGTTTGTTAAATTGATTGTTTTCTTTTCACTAAATCTGCTATCCAGCTTTTTCGGGTATATGGCAGTTTTGGATTCCAAAATCACGTGAATGTGAACCAGAGAGAAGGGTACAATTCCCTGAAACCCCAATGAGAACAAATGCCATGGGTTTTAAAGTTAGACTGCAGTAGAGTGCATATTGAGTCATGCCCTAGATGAGACCTTGGGAGAATCTGTAGCAATAACACATTGGCTCAGGGGTTTCAAGTGTTGTCCAATGAATCAAGTGCTTTATCGTTAAATTGGCTTTCataatgataaaaaaaaaagtaccGTTGACATCATTAGTGGCGATCAATGTCGTTCAATCCAATTAAAGTGGAGGAAAACAGGGTTCATAGGGAGTTTGGTGTACAGCAGGTTGCCATTGGCAGCGGGACCTAACATCTGTATATCAGAAGCAGCATGGACCAAAATGTGTGTGTATTCACTGAAATCTTTATTCAGGAAAAACATGACAACGCATCATCACCTCATACGTATGAGTGCTTTTGACCAGTTTTATTGAAAAACTTTCAAAATAAACAAAATGGCACAGCAGTATACAAACGTCATAAACGCACATGCACAGTCAGTCGGTAGAAAAATGCTGTGGGGTTCCCCTCTGTGGTGCATTTTTTCTCATTAGAAAATAATTTACAGGCTAGTGCTGGCTGGTAGTACACACTGACGGTGGGTACAAGACAACTCGGAACGTTCCGATTTAAGTGCATtcatgacaactgggaactctgaaaaaagcAAACTCCGAATGGATTTTTAAATTGTTttaatggtcatccaactcagaattacCAGTCGGAATCTCTGGCATTATCCTAGAGCTCCGACTTCTCCGAcgtgaagatcactgacgtcatgatttttcAGGGACCATCGAACAAATTGTGATTTTCAGAGTCAGGGATCATCTACAAAGTGTGTGAAGTCACAGTTATGGTGGTGAGGACAATCATTCCAATTGGACATTGAGTGGAAACAACAGTGCGTAATGTATGGGGTTTAAACATGAGGTTTGCATACATGGAAAGGTATTTTTTAATATTTCTTTAAAGTAAAAATATCCAAGACATACCTAACTGATAAATACAGATAACATAATGTAAAATACCCAAGTTAGTGGCATTTAGAGACAAAACCGATTATAAATAATTTTCAACCACAGTTATTACATTGGGACCATTTCTTAGTTTGATCCAATCGAGAGTTGAAAACCAGCAATACATGAGATCACTAATCAAACGGAAATAAAAGACAAAGAAAGGGATTGCAAATGAAAGAAGAGTGAAGAAGATCATAAGTGTTTTTggtcagagcagagcagggccgTTAGCAGTAGAGATTAGAGCTTTGGGTTGTGGGCCGGAAGTAGCCTGGGCCGAGTGGTGGTCCTGCTCTTAGGCTTGTCGTATTTTGGAGGGGGTATAGGTCTTGTCCACAGACTCATCCTGTAGAAACATGTGCAGACAGCGCTCGTTCTGAGCCAAAGGGTGACCAGCCACTCTGAAACACAagacagggagagacacagaggttATGAATACTTAGCTTATGAATACATGTTGTTGTTACAGTCTGTCTGACAGGCTACAAAGTACATGGTAACAAAGAACCCATTTTGTACATACATTTTGTCCTGGAAGAAATCTCAATACAATCCTTGACCATAATTACTTCCTTACTTATTCCTCTTCGTTCTTATGTGGAACATAAGGCTTCCATGAGAGAGCATGACCATAACGGGACAGTAACTGTGAAAAGTGTTGTCAAAAGGGTAGCAAAACGTGCCCGCATTTTCAGCAGGTTTGTTTTCAATTTTTTCAATGTCCAAACGGTCAGATCAGGTGCATTTTGGAAGACCACTGACCTATGTCTGATGGTCATTGAGAGGGAACAGGGAGCACTTTCACTAAaagttatttttaaaaaatctccATGTTACATCTGGAGCAGGAGAATTTGATTAAGAGCAAAGGATTGAGAACATGCTGATAATTACCATTGAGgtcagggagaggaagagggatggaAGCAAAGCAAAGGGAAAGACAGACCAGTTTTCCATGACTGATGTACTCTCATCATCCTCTCAGCTACGGTCTAAAATGAAAAATATTTCTGAAGGCCAAGCATGACCCCAAGGGTTCACGTACCGGTCAAACAACAGAAAAATTATGGAGGATTTGAGGAGGCTTCCATTTGCCATCAAATGAGCAAGTTGAGCCCCCCCACCCCGACACTCCATGACTCAAtcaatttaatttttttacagcGTTCAATTAAACTATATTTCACCTGGCCACTGATCGCACCCAACCCTGTCCCCACTCCTCCATCCCAAGTCTGATTACAAATCTCACCTTTCATTTTTGAACAATATGGCCAACCAATTTCCTTCCAAACTTCACTGtgctgttctctcctcctctgctggGTTGTTTAGAAGTGATAACGGTGTTTACCTCCAGGAAAAGGGTTTTCCTCTCCACAATACACTCAATCACAGATTATAACAGCAGAACGAACCAGCTCCATTCCACCGTGCAGCTATTAAGTCTAAACAATGCTATGATCAACAGTAGCATttaattgagaaaaaaaagaagaaaacttAATTACCAACGCATTCTCAGCTCCCTTGAAAAAACAATTTATGGTTTTAGCATACTTAATATTCTAACAGGTAGCATTCGCCACATTTGCACATGAAACAAATATAATAGCCAAGTCTGCAATCAAAGCAAATAATTACAGTCCCACTGTAACTTTTATTGTTCTCTACATGGGGGTGAGAACACCTTGGGGTAAAAAATAAGCAGGGGTGCACACACCATCCCTCAGGAAACCACTTGCTGTAATTTGAGACACAATTATCATAAATTACACATTAAATTaaaacaaatgtaggaagtactAAGGGACACACTTCTTGTTCGTTTACCAGGTAATTATGAAGGAGAATTGAGGAGGGGGGGGGTTGGGAGACATATCCCTCTGTATGTGTTCAGTTTGTTAaacgacacagagagagagaatctaaTTGATCAACTGATTTATGTTAAGTGTTTCATAGGCTCCTAAGGTTAAGATTGAGCTAAGAGTGGCTGCATTGATATATTTAACAAACACACACGTCTACAtgcacgctctcacacacacacctgacatcaATAGAAAAGTAGTAATATCACAAAACAACACCCTGATTCTAGGAAGCAGAGGATCTTGGGATGTCTGTGTAGACTCACTTGTTGAGGAACTGCTCCAGCCCAGCTCTCCGCTCCTCGATGAAGGAATCGTCAAATATCCCATCGTCCCCTCGGAACGGCAGCTGTCTGAACAGAGCTTTCCCTGGGAGAGGGGGGACCACCACCTGAgagtgacacacaaacacacacacacacacattagtggCATAAACCAAGTGAAAATCCTTTAGCAGTTTTAttgttgtgtttctctctctgtttcgatTTCCTTTTTCCTGTGTAAAGTGTATCTAGACTGCTGTAAACCCCCCAGATGGCTCACCTTGCTATCTCTCTCCAGCTCCCCTCTGAGCCACTCAAAGTCGCTGTACCGTCTCCGCACACGAGACTCCTTCAGCTTGAAGATGGGCAGGTTGGTCTAAGGGAAAAAACAGAGATTTAAAAAAAAGACTTAAGCCCCGTGGAAACCAACTGCGTTAAACTGTATGCGTTCCGGCAGAAGTCCTTTCATTTCAATGTGAGGCAATCCGCACCATTGTGACTCATCTGCCGGACTAGGCTGAGGTACGTGCAGTGTGTCTCATGCATTGGATTTTTCAAACTTGtttgttgctttgctgtgtggtCTCAGAGACAGAAGAAGATTAACAACTGAAGATTTGGGTGATTCTgattgggggcggcaggtagcctagtggttaagggCATTGGACCAGTAACCAATATGTTGTCGGTTCGAATCCCCGAtatgactaggtgaaaaatctatagATGTGCTCTTGAGAaagtcacttaaccctaattgctccgataagtcgcactggataagagcgtctgctaaataactcaaatgtaaaaatgtgatgTGGCGCTTGGATTGCATAAACATTACTGTCCCAAGAGAATAAGGGTacatacagttgtggtcaaaagttttgagaatgacacatatactaattttcaaagtctgctgcctcagttttgatgatggcaatttgcatatactccagaatgtcatgaagagtgatcagatgaattgcaattaattgcaaaatccctctttgccatgaaaatgaacttaacccccaaaaaaacatttccactgcatttcagccctgccacaaaaggaccagctgccatcatgtcagtgattttctcattaacacaggtgagtgttctctcctctctgcacaggctatacaaacgcctcacaccgcgtggctgctgcctctctaacctggtggtccctgcacgcacgacccacgtggagttccaggtctccggcagcctctggaactgccgttctgcggccaacaaggcagagttcatctcagcctatgctaccctccagtccctcaacttcttggcgctgacggaaacatggattaccactgaaaacactgctactcctactgctctctcctcacctgatcatgtgttctcgcataccccgagagcatctggtcagcggggtggtggcacaggaatcctcatctctcccaagtggacattctctctttttcccctgacccatctgtctatctcctcatttgaattccatgatgtcacagtcactagcccattcaagcttaacatccttgtcatttatcgccctccaggttcccttggagagttcatcaatgagcttgacaagttcctttcctgaggatggctcacccctcacagttctgggtgactttaacctccctacgtctacctttgactcatttctctctgcccccttctttccactcctctccttttgacctcaccctctcaccgtccccccctactcacaaggcaggcaatacgcttgacctcatctttactagatgctgttcttctactaatctcactgcaactcccctccaagtctccgaccactactttgtatccttttctctctcgctctcctccaacactactcactctgcccctactcaaatggtaatgcgccgtcgcaaccttcgctctctctctcccgctactcttccatcctatcatctcttccctctgctcaattcttctccctccaatcacctgattctgcctcctcaaccctcctctcctccctttctgcatcttttgactctctatgtcccctatcctcctggccggctc
This window of the Coregonus clupeaformis isolate EN_2021a chromosome 33, ASM2061545v1, whole genome shotgun sequence genome carries:
- the snx3 gene encoding sorting nexin-3 → MADTIADTRRLFSKPQNLNDAYGPPSNFLEIDVSNPETVGVGRTRFTTYEIRLKTNLPIFKLKESRVRRRYSDFEWLRGELERDSKVVVPPLPGKALFRQLPFRGDDGIFDDSFIEERRAGLEQFLNKVAGHPLAQNERCLHMFLQDESVDKTYTPSKIRQA